The genomic interval TCAAATTCACGCCCACGCTGATGCTGGATGCCGGATGCGGCACCGGCTATGCGCGCAAATTGCTGCGTGACAGGTATCCGGACGCACACCTGATCGAACTGGATATCGCGCTCGGCATGCTGCGCGTGGCGCGCGGCGCGCAGCCGTGGTGGCGCAAGCTGCTGCCAGGCGGCAGCGGCGGCGTGGATTACGTCTGCGGCGATCTGGACGCGCTGCCCTTGCAGTCCGCTAGTGCGGACATGGTGTGGTCGAACCTCGCCGTGCAATGGTGCAACGACCTCGATGCGACCTTCGCCGGCGTGCGCCGCATTCTCGCGCCCAACGGGTTGTTCATGTTCAGCACCTTCGGTCCGGACACGCTACGCGAGCTGCGCCAGGCCTTCGGCGCGGTGGACGGCTACACGCACGTCAGCCGCTTTCAGGACATGCACGACATCGGCGACGCGCTGGCGCGGGCGGGATTCGCCGAGCCGGTGATGGACATGGAGCACTTCACCCTGACCTACGACGACGTCGCCGGCCTGATGCGCGACCTCAAGGCGCTGGGCGCGCACAACGCCACCCAGGGACGGCGCCACGGCCTGGCCGGCAAGACCGCATGGCGGCGCATGGAAAGCGCCTACGAACAGTTGCGCCGCGACGGCAAGCTG from Sulfurimicrobium lacus carries:
- the bioC gene encoding malonyl-ACP O-methyltransferase BioC translates to MSDVLPTDDLKIDKQRMRRSFERAAATYDHVAVLQRTVAERMAERLQFVKFTPTLMLDAGCGTGYARKLLRDRYPDAHLIELDIALGMLRVARGAQPWWRKLLPGGSGGVDYVCGDLDALPLQSASADMVWSNLAVQWCNDLDATFAGVRRILAPNGLFMFSTFGPDTLRELRQAFGAVDGYTHVSRFQDMHDIGDALARAGFAEPVMDMEHFTLTYDDVAGLMRDLKALGAHNATQGRRHGLAGKTAWRRMESAYEQLRRDGKLPATYEVVYGHAWAPASLPDGRQVVQMPSSRKRSDR